A section of the Tepidanaerobacter syntrophicus genome encodes:
- a CDS encoding TnsD family Tn7-like transposition protein, which translates to MMTFFPTPYPDEILYSVFARYHEKSPNFNGSETARDLFNVKRIVCSLEFPTLLANLVRNMPLNSPFDVDRLILEHTLFPYYTVFLSLENRGIIRRYMLHGDVEIYNKITGIINPLAENKFLRFCPKCNKEDMERYGELYWHRVHQIRGIYICPHHKIPIYNSSVSFEDNKYKYIAATERNCVVETEVVYEPKTYEKLLIIAEDMNWILNNPEIKTKIKEQYLNQLKILEYATVNGGLRQKNLITDFETFWGSEILQMTHNTIRKTNNSNWLLKMGWNKATIEDPLKHILFMRFLGLSPEVLFNQNVGYLPFGKGPYPCLNPVCKQYKKHIIENVEIKNNYKTKSPIGYFTCPECGFSYLRRGPDKSIEDRYRYSRIVDFGDYWREELIRLLKYNSVPTVAKLMGTSHTTVYDFIKRLNVTKQLNQ; encoded by the coding sequence ATGATGACTTTTTTTCCTACACCGTATCCAGATGAAATACTATATAGTGTTTTTGCCAGATATCATGAAAAAAGTCCAAATTTTAATGGAAGTGAAACTGCCAGGGATCTGTTTAATGTAAAGCGTATAGTTTGTAGCCTGGAATTCCCAACATTATTAGCAAATTTAGTCCGAAATATGCCTTTAAACAGTCCTTTTGATGTAGATAGGCTAATACTTGAACATACCTTATTTCCGTATTATACAGTCTTTTTAAGCCTTGAGAACAGGGGAATAATTAGACGGTATATGTTGCATGGGGATGTTGAAATATACAACAAAATAACAGGAATAATAAACCCACTGGCTGAAAATAAATTTCTAAGATTTTGTCCAAAGTGCAATAAAGAAGATATGGAGAGATATGGCGAATTATATTGGCATAGGGTTCATCAGATAAGAGGCATCTATATTTGTCCTCACCATAAAATACCTATTTATAATAGCAGTGTATCATTTGAGGACAATAAATATAAATATATAGCAGCAACGGAAAGAAACTGTGTTGTTGAAACTGAGGTTGTGTATGAGCCAAAGACCTATGAAAAATTACTGATTATTGCAGAGGATATGAACTGGATTTTGAATAATCCTGAAATTAAAACAAAAATAAAAGAGCAGTATCTAAATCAGTTAAAGATATTAGAGTATGCTACAGTGAATGGAGGTTTACGCCAGAAAAATCTTATTACTGATTTTGAAACCTTTTGGGGCAGTGAGATACTTCAGATGACTCACAATACAATTAGGAAGACTAATAACAGTAATTGGCTTTTAAAAATGGGATGGAATAAAGCAACTATCGAAGATCCATTAAAACATATATTATTTATGAGATTTTTAGGTCTATCACCAGAAGTGTTATTTAATCAAAATGTAGGATACCTACCTTTTGGGAAAGGACCATATCCGTGTTTAAATCCTGTTTGCAAACAGTATAAAAAACATATAATTGAGAATGTAGAAATAAAAAATAATTATAAAACCAAGAGTCCAATAGGATATTTTACCTGTCCAGAATGTGGTTTTTCTTATTTGCGACGTGGTCCAGATAAGAGTATAGAAGATAGATACAGGTATTCTAGGATTGTGGATTTCGGGGATTATTGGAGAGAGGAATTAATACGGCTATTAAAGTATAACAGCGTGCCAACGGTTGCAAAATTAATGGGGACAAGCCATACTACTGTTTACGATTTTATAAAGCGGTTGAATGTTACAAAGCAATTAAATCAGTAA
- a CDS encoding ATP-binding protein, whose amino-acid sequence MLDLIHNAQYKEQIISEYKGNPFIEALPQITSSEEVVSKLANFPPYNKEERQLDNQYRAHLVGRLYDVFQPLMIHLDLESRISRVIRQGYVARNVLEKSFVSNNYRSTAGSFTLLGVSGMGKTTVVNRILSMYPQVIVHSKYKDIPLSRYQVVYLRLECSYDGSIKGLCLSFFSKVDEILGTDYYSRFGSGKLSVDNMLVAMSNIAKNISLGLLVIDEIQNLSKSKSGGADRMLNFFVTLVNTIGLPVLLIGTPEAMGVLQGKFRQARRGSGQGDLVFERLDNDINFKLLVNAIWGYQWTKRPTALTDELIDTLYDQSQGIIDITVKLYALAQTKAISSGVEIITPELIKQVADESLRLVKPMLNALRTGNVMEVARYPDIYTGNIDISYELPNRNRFIIPTTSRPSVVENNEKQIKVKTKKIPPSAENDIRVMVQNKGEGLTAYDILKNHGLIKGFEVI is encoded by the coding sequence GTGCTGGATTTGATACATAATGCCCAATACAAAGAGCAGATTATTTCAGAATATAAAGGTAATCCATTTATAGAGGCATTGCCTCAAATCACATCTTCTGAAGAGGTAGTATCAAAGTTAGCAAATTTTCCTCCCTATAATAAAGAAGAAAGACAGTTAGATAATCAATATAGAGCCCATCTAGTGGGACGTCTTTATGATGTCTTTCAGCCGCTAATGATTCATTTAGATTTGGAAAGCAGAATTAGTAGGGTTATAAGACAGGGTTATGTAGCAAGAAATGTATTGGAGAAGTCATTTGTTTCAAACAATTATCGTAGCACTGCAGGCTCCTTTACTTTACTTGGAGTATCAGGTATGGGGAAAACAACAGTTGTGAATAGAATATTATCAATGTATCCACAAGTAATCGTTCACTCGAAATATAAAGATATCCCACTATCACGATATCAGGTAGTATATTTAAGACTTGAATGCTCCTACGATGGAAGCATTAAAGGACTTTGCCTATCATTTTTTAGCAAGGTTGATGAGATATTAGGGACAGACTATTATTCACGATTTGGTAGTGGTAAACTTTCAGTTGATAATATGCTCGTTGCCATGAGTAATATTGCTAAAAATATTTCATTAGGGCTTTTAGTAATTGATGAGATACAAAACCTTAGCAAGTCTAAGTCTGGAGGAGCCGATAGGATGCTGAATTTTTTTGTTACTCTGGTTAACACTATTGGCTTACCAGTATTATTAATAGGAACTCCTGAGGCTATGGGAGTATTGCAAGGGAAGTTCCGACAGGCAAGAAGGGGTTCAGGACAAGGAGATTTGGTATTTGAAAGGTTAGATAATGATATTAACTTCAAACTACTTGTAAACGCAATATGGGGCTATCAATGGACGAAAAGGCCTACTGCTCTGACTGATGAATTAATAGATACCCTATATGATCAATCCCAAGGAATAATTGATATAACAGTGAAACTTTATGCCCTTGCTCAAACAAAGGCAATTTCAAGTGGGGTTGAGATTATAACTCCTGAATTAATCAAACAAGTTGCTGACGAAAGTTTAAGGTTGGTAAAGCCAATGCTAAATGCATTAAGAACAGGTAATGTAATGGAAGTAGCAAGATATCCTGATATATATACTGGGAATATTGATATAAGTTATGAATTGCCTAATCGGAATAGGTTTATAATACCTACCACTTCCAGGCCATCTGTAGTAGAAAACAATGAAAAGCAAATAAAAGTTAAAACCAAGAAGATACCTCCAAGTGCAGAAAATGATATTAGAGTTATGGTGCAGAATAAGGGGGAAGGGCTAACGGCTTATGATATATTGAAAAATCATGGGTTAATTAAAGGATTTGAAGTTATATGA
- a CDS encoding Mu transposase C-terminal domain-containing protein, producing the protein MLPINSVILYETSQGKIYYRILYYYKDIIYLIDIYGNSMPITVSETFIQSGLNDGTIHVLENEPYMIIKDEEAIPPKHKAIRDKAYNAIKEIVAIEPDIYIAEKRAKLVREYVYNVHEATVMRYLKRFWQRGMHKNSLLPDYHNCGGKQGNKEKNNTFVITPETIKIFNTALNRFYYNSSRKTLTLTYELMIKEYFSENGVVNDAIPTLRQFRYWFNKERSIKKEVSTRQSPKQYELQHRGLTGSSTEEAFGPGAIFQIDATVGDVYLVSQYNRNWIIGRPVIYTVMDVFSRCVVGINISLEGPSWIGASIALINAASDKVSFCRKYGIEIGNDEWNYCSTLPEAIIADRGELEGENIESLISAFGIKILNTSPYRGDMKGIIERYFNTINQHTKPFMPGAIKSQYRERGEQDYRLSAALDLRQFTQIIIKCVLYHNNHHYLSNYTRSEDMIADGVEPIPKLIWEWGVANRTGRLRTVDEDLLKLNLLPRDKATVTQHGIKFKGMLFGSKTSLKERWFEKARNNGSWKVDISYDPRDMSFIYIKYEDGRKFDKCFLLEHQSRYKEKSIEEVTYLMEYEKMQAKASKKAELQNKIDLLNDIEEIIEQAKEETKNEVEEGISKKRRIQNIRDNRNFEKQQERKQNIIEIRSEEPNIVVEEKAYGNAEQNLVELLLKAQKKGKDRAGFDT; encoded by the coding sequence ATGCTTCCAATCAATAGTGTAATCTTATACGAAACAAGTCAAGGCAAAATATATTACCGAATACTGTATTACTATAAAGATATCATCTATCTAATTGATATTTATGGTAACTCAATGCCTATTACAGTTTCAGAAACATTTATTCAGAGTGGGTTAAATGATGGCACTATACATGTTTTGGAGAATGAACCATATATGATTATCAAAGATGAAGAGGCTATCCCACCTAAACATAAGGCCATAAGAGATAAGGCCTATAATGCCATTAAAGAGATTGTTGCAATTGAGCCTGATATTTACATTGCTGAAAAGAGGGCTAAACTTGTCAGAGAATACGTTTATAATGTGCATGAAGCAACTGTAATGAGATATTTAAAACGGTTTTGGCAGAGAGGTATGCACAAAAACTCTTTACTTCCTGATTATCATAATTGTGGCGGGAAACAAGGAAACAAGGAAAAAAATAATACTTTTGTCATTACACCCGAAACGATAAAGATTTTTAATACAGCACTTAATAGGTTTTATTACAATTCTTCAAGAAAGACTTTAACATTAACCTATGAACTTATGATCAAGGAATACTTTAGTGAAAATGGGGTGGTAAATGATGCCATTCCTACATTAAGGCAATTCAGATATTGGTTTAATAAGGAGAGAAGCATTAAAAAAGAAGTATCTACTCGTCAAAGTCCAAAGCAATATGAATTACAACATAGGGGGCTTACAGGATCTTCTACTGAAGAAGCATTTGGACCAGGAGCAATATTTCAAATAGATGCAACAGTAGGAGATGTTTATTTAGTATCCCAATATAATCGGAATTGGATTATAGGAAGGCCTGTTATTTATACTGTTATGGATGTGTTTTCACGTTGTGTCGTAGGAATTAATATATCTTTGGAAGGGCCTAGTTGGATTGGAGCGAGTATTGCATTAATTAATGCTGCGTCAGACAAAGTATCCTTTTGCAGGAAGTACGGTATAGAGATTGGCAATGATGAGTGGAATTACTGCAGCACCCTGCCTGAAGCAATTATTGCAGATAGAGGAGAATTGGAAGGGGAAAACATAGAATCTTTAATATCAGCATTTGGAATAAAAATATTAAATACTAGCCCTTACAGAGGTGACATGAAGGGTATCATAGAGAGGTATTTTAATACTATAAACCAACATACCAAGCCTTTCATGCCCGGTGCAATTAAAAGTCAATATCGTGAAAGAGGAGAGCAAGATTACAGACTTTCAGCAGCCCTTGATTTAAGGCAGTTTACTCAAATTATAATAAAATGTGTATTGTATCATAATAATCATCACTATTTATCTAACTATACCAGAAGCGAAGATATGATTGCAGATGGTGTAGAACCAATACCCAAGTTAATCTGGGAATGGGGTGTTGCTAATAGAACAGGAAGGTTAAGAACTGTTGATGAAGATTTATTGAAATTAAATCTACTGCCAAGAGACAAAGCAACTGTGACACAGCACGGGATTAAGTTTAAAGGGATGCTATTTGGTTCTAAAACCTCATTAAAAGAACGATGGTTCGAGAAAGCAAGAAACAATGGATCTTGGAAAGTTGACATATCATATGATCCAAGGGATATGAGTTTTATTTATATCAAGTATGAAGATGGGAGAAAATTTGATAAGTGTTTTTTATTAGAACATCAGTCAAGATATAAAGAAAAATCTATTGAAGAAGTAACTTATCTAATGGAATATGAAAAAATGCAGGCAAAAGCCTCAAAAAAAGCAGAATTGCAAAATAAAATAGACTTATTAAATGACATAGAAGAAATAATTGAACAAGCGAAAGAAGAGACAAAAAATGAAGTTGAAGAAGGCATAAGCAAAAAGAGACGCATTCAGAATATCAGAGATAATCGCAATTTTGAGAAGCAGCAGGAGAGGAAACAAAATATTATCGAAATAAGATCAGAAGAACCAAATATAGTAGTTGAAGAAAAAGCCTATGGTAATGCCGAGCAAAATTTGGTCGAATTACTATTAAAGGCACAGAAGAAGGGAAAAGACCGTGCTGGATTTGATACATAA
- a CDS encoding heteromeric transposase endonuclease subunit TnsA: MAKRDTSWTMAKYKRFLSENRGAGQLASYKPWLSIQDFPSNGRVSRIKGWKTNRIHHFFSDIQTRCFYMFEWDDEIVDIREHYPLLDLVEVVKDNKDLKQEFFTNKEPPYILTTTFLLTLRNHKYIARTVKSSSELGKKSVLERLEIERRYWAAKQIDFGIITQKEIPTKMVKNIEWIHSSLYTYEERGLTENSLENYCNILIDKFRDNKHSIRKITSDFDKENNVSDGTGLFIFKYLLASKHIYIDMNELIDITESRPKIIIDWGARYASNQ; encoded by the coding sequence ATGGCCAAAAGAGATACTTCTTGGACTATGGCAAAGTATAAAAGATTCCTGTCTGAAAACCGTGGTGCAGGTCAATTAGCCTCCTATAAGCCTTGGTTATCCATACAAGACTTCCCGTCAAATGGTAGGGTGTCACGCATAAAAGGCTGGAAGACAAACAGAATACATCATTTCTTTTCAGATATTCAAACCAGATGTTTTTATATGTTTGAATGGGATGATGAAATAGTAGATATTAGAGAACATTATCCACTTTTAGATTTAGTAGAGGTGGTAAAAGACAATAAAGACCTTAAACAAGAGTTTTTTACTAATAAAGAGCCTCCATATATACTAACAACTACATTTCTACTAACTTTACGAAATCACAAATATATTGCAAGGACAGTAAAATCATCGAGTGAGTTAGGGAAAAAGTCGGTGCTAGAAAGACTGGAAATAGAAAGAAGATATTGGGCAGCAAAACAAATTGATTTTGGCATAATTACCCAAAAAGAAATACCTACTAAAATGGTAAAAAACATAGAGTGGATACACTCAAGTTTGTATACCTATGAAGAAAGAGGCTTAACAGAAAATTCATTAGAGAATTATTGCAACATTCTAATTGATAAATTTAGAGATAATAAACATTCAATCAGAAAAATAACTTCTGACTTTGATAAAGAAAATAATGTATCAGATGGAACAGGCTTATTCATTTTTAAATACCTTCTAGCATCTAAACATATTTACATTGATATGAATGAATTAATAGATATAACAGAAAGTCGTCCTAAAATTATTATTGATTGGGGTGCTAGGTATGCTTCCAATCAATAG
- the rpsI gene encoding 30S ribosomal protein S9, with protein sequence MKQAVLATGRRKTSVAKVWIMPGTGKIIVNKKPIDEYFGFETLKVEVKRPLEKINGLDEFDVIASVKGGGYTGQAGAIRHGIARALLKIDGDFRPILKKEGYLTRDPRMTERKKYGLKKARRAPQFSKR encoded by the coding sequence ATGAAGCAAGCAGTCCTTGCTACCGGTAGAAGAAAAACATCAGTTGCAAAAGTTTGGATTATGCCGGGAACTGGCAAGATAATCGTAAATAAGAAACCAATCGATGAATACTTCGGATTTGAAACGCTAAAAGTCGAAGTAAAGAGACCATTAGAGAAAATCAATGGATTAGATGAATTTGACGTTATTGCAAGCGTAAAAGGCGGAGGTTATACAGGTCAGGCAGGCGCAATCCGCCATGGCATAGCCCGCGCTCTTTTAAAAATCGATGGCGATTTTAGGCCTATTCTTAAAAAGGAAGGATACTTAACAAGAGATCCTCGTATGACGGAAAGAAAGAAATACGGTCTTAAAAAAGCTCGCCGCGCTCCACAATTTTCAAAGAGGTAA
- the rplM gene encoding 50S ribosomal protein L13, with translation MSTFMAKKEEVKRDWYVIDAAGKPLGRIAAQVATILRGKHKPIYTPHVDTGDYVVIVNADKVILTGKKMENKVYYHHTNYPGGIKSESFESLINRAPEQVLYKAVWGMLPHNTLGRKMIKKLKIYSGDKHPHEAQQPKALNIEI, from the coding sequence ATGAGCACATTTATGGCAAAAAAGGAAGAAGTCAAGCGGGATTGGTATGTGATAGACGCAGCAGGCAAACCCCTTGGCAGAATTGCGGCACAGGTGGCTACAATTTTAAGAGGCAAGCATAAACCTATATATACACCCCACGTAGATACAGGAGACTATGTTGTTATAGTAAATGCGGATAAAGTAATTTTAACCGGCAAAAAAATGGAAAATAAGGTATATTACCATCATACAAATTATCCCGGGGGCATTAAGTCGGAAAGCTTTGAATCACTTATAAACAGAGCCCCTGAACAAGTTTTATATAAAGCTGTTTGGGGTATGCTACCACATAATACATTAGGGCGCAAAATGATAAAGAAATTAAAGATTTACAGTGGCGACAAACATCCTCATGAAGCTCAGCAGCCTAAAGCTTTGAATATTGAGATATAG
- the truA gene encoding tRNA pseudouridine(38-40) synthase TruA: MNVKILLEYEGTCYSGWQRQKNALSIQEVLEKAIQSITKEKVRVIGSGRTDSGVHALGQVANFKTYTKIPIEKLPYAINSKLPEDITVKHAQIVPEDFHARFSAKSKVYSYSIYNAKFPSPLLRRYVYFFPLPLNLEEMRRAADILIGEHDFKSFMASNSSAKSTVRCIKRFEILKRGNLITLQIEANGFLYNMVRIIAGTLVDIGIGKTKAEDMISILNSKDRSSAGKTLPAQGLCLMKVIY, from the coding sequence GTGAACGTAAAAATATTGTTGGAATATGAAGGAACATGCTACAGCGGATGGCAGAGACAGAAAAATGCACTGTCAATACAAGAAGTGTTGGAAAAAGCAATTCAGTCTATTACAAAAGAAAAAGTGCGCGTTATAGGCTCTGGCAGAACTGACAGCGGAGTCCATGCCTTAGGGCAAGTTGCAAATTTTAAAACTTACACAAAAATACCCATAGAAAAATTGCCATATGCAATAAACAGCAAATTGCCGGAAGATATAACGGTTAAACATGCCCAAATAGTGCCTGAAGATTTTCATGCTAGATTTTCGGCAAAAAGCAAAGTCTACTCATATTCGATATACAATGCCAAATTTCCGTCACCCCTTCTAAGAAGGTATGTGTATTTTTTTCCATTACCGTTAAACTTAGAAGAAATGAGAAGAGCGGCTGACATACTTATAGGAGAGCATGATTTTAAATCGTTCATGGCATCAAATAGCAGCGCTAAATCTACAGTGCGCTGTATTAAAAGATTTGAAATTTTAAAAAGAGGAAATCTCATCACACTACAAATTGAGGCAAATGGCTTTTTATACAATATGGTAAGAATAATTGCAGGCACCTTAGTCGATATTGGCATAGGTAAAACAAAGGCAGAGGACATGATTTCCATTTTAAATTCAAAGGACAGGTCAAGTGCTGGAAAAACTCTTCCGGCGCAGGGACTATGTCTGATGAAAGTTATATATTAA
- a CDS encoding energy-coupling factor transporter transmembrane component T family protein, translating to MREITIGQYIPGNSIIHRLDPRTKIIITLAYMILLFVINNFYGYIFPVAFIILATVLSGIPVRYLLKGLRPLIFIIVLTFALNMFMTPGRVIYQIGPLDITYEGISQASFMAIRLILLIIGTSILTLTTSPIALTDGIELLLSPFKRFGMPAHELAMMMTIALRFIPTLLEETDKIMKAQMARGADFESGNLINRAKNLVPLLVPLFISAFRRADELAMAMEARCYRGGKNRTRMKELKMTFLDIATFIVFALIAGGSVATRFI from the coding sequence TTGCGTGAGATAACGATAGGACAGTACATTCCGGGAAACTCCATAATCCATCGCCTGGATCCCAGAACAAAGATAATAATAACTCTTGCTTACATGATTCTGCTGTTTGTTATCAATAATTTTTACGGATATATTTTTCCGGTTGCATTCATAATCTTGGCTACTGTGCTTTCCGGTATCCCTGTAAGATATCTGCTTAAAGGCTTAAGACCCCTTATATTTATAATTGTACTTACTTTTGCGCTAAATATGTTTATGACACCAGGCCGCGTAATCTACCAAATAGGACCTCTTGATATAACATATGAAGGTATATCCCAGGCATCTTTTATGGCGATTCGCCTTATCTTACTGATTATCGGCACGTCTATTTTAACATTAACTACATCACCAATTGCTCTAACTGATGGTATAGAACTGTTGCTTTCGCCTTTTAAAAGATTTGGAATGCCCGCTCATGAATTAGCTATGATGATGACCATAGCCTTAAGGTTTATACCTACGCTACTAGAAGAAACCGATAAAATTATGAAAGCGCAAATGGCAAGGGGAGCAGACTTTGAAAGCGGCAATCTTATAAATCGGGCAAAGAATTTAGTTCCACTGCTTGTGCCACTGTTTATAAGTGCTTTTAGGAGAGCAGATGAACTAGCAATGGCTATGGAAGCTCGGTGCTATAGAGGCGGAAAAAACAGGACCCGCATGAAAGAATTGAAGATGACATTTCTTGACATAGCAACATTTATAGTTTTTGCCTTGATTGCCGGTGGCAGCGTTGCTACCAGATTCATATAG
- a CDS encoding energy-coupling factor transporter ATPase yields MSIDVKNLTHIYMPNTPFESAAIQDINWSVKDGEFWGLIGHTGSGKSTLIQHLNGLLKPTSGQVLVDGVNIYDKGVSLKSIRQKIGLVFQYPEHQLFEETVERDVAFGPKNMGLREDEISTRVKEALELVGLSYKEIKDKSPFELSGGQMRRVAIAGVLAMKPETLILDEPTAGLDPKGRDEILEEIVRLRDKEKITVILVSHSMEDVAKLVDKLAVMYRGRIVSQGPPREIFQDYKGLVEIGLGIPQITELMIKLKENGKDVATDILTVDEARAEIIKKVRRKGLA; encoded by the coding sequence ATGTCGATTGATGTAAAGAATTTAACGCATATATACATGCCCAATACACCTTTTGAGTCTGCGGCGATCCAAGATATAAATTGGAGCGTAAAGGACGGGGAGTTCTGGGGCCTTATTGGTCACACCGGCTCAGGCAAATCCACCCTTATACAGCACTTGAACGGTCTTTTGAAACCTACTTCAGGACAAGTTTTAGTAGACGGCGTAAATATATATGATAAGGGCGTAAGCTTAAAATCTATCCGGCAGAAAATAGGACTTGTTTTTCAATATCCGGAACATCAGCTTTTTGAAGAAACTGTTGAACGAGATGTGGCATTTGGTCCGAAGAATATGGGGTTAAGGGAAGATGAAATTTCAACTAGAGTTAAAGAGGCCTTAGAACTTGTTGGCCTTTCCTACAAGGAAATTAAAGATAAATCTCCCTTCGAACTTAGCGGAGGACAAATGAGGCGAGTTGCAATAGCCGGAGTCCTTGCCATGAAACCCGAAACCCTTATATTGGATGAGCCTACAGCAGGCCTTGATCCTAAAGGGCGAGATGAGATTTTAGAAGAGATTGTAAGACTGCGAGATAAAGAGAAGATAACAGTAATACTTGTCTCTCACAGCATGGAAGATGTGGCAAAGCTTGTTGACAAACTAGCTGTTATGTATCGCGGCCGGATAGTTTCCCAAGGCCCGCCCAGAGAAATATTTCAAGACTATAAAGGTCTGGTAGAAATAGGCCTAGGCATACCTCAGATAACAGAGCTGATGATAAAGCTAAAAGAAAATGGCAAAGATGTTGCAACTGATATTTTGACAGTAGATGAGGCAAGAGCAGAAATTATCAAGAAAGTTAGGAGGAAGGGCCTTGCGTGA
- a CDS encoding energy-coupling factor transporter ATPase yields MAAEIVAVDVYYQYAVSSDLALKDINLKINPGEFVAIIGPNGSGKSTLAKLFNGLFVPTQGDVFVAGFNTKNQEDIWEIRRRAGMVFQNPDNQIVATIVEEDVAFGPENLGIPPEEIRRRVKEALEIVELTEYADKAPHLLSGGQKQRVAIAGIIAMKPDCIILDEPTAMLDPVGRKEVISTVKRLNKEEGKTVVLITHFMEEAVQADRILVMEKGKIVMEGKPNEIFSQVDRLKKIGLDVPQVTELAYKLSKDGIPIRKDILSVEEMVDCLCRLM; encoded by the coding sequence ATAGCCGCCGAAATAGTTGCAGTGGATGTTTATTATCAATACGCCGTCAGCAGCGATTTAGCTTTAAAAGACATAAACTTAAAGATTAATCCAGGCGAATTTGTGGCAATTATAGGGCCTAACGGGTCAGGCAAATCCACACTAGCTAAACTTTTTAACGGTCTTTTTGTGCCAACACAAGGGGATGTTTTTGTTGCCGGTTTTAATACAAAAAACCAGGAAGATATTTGGGAAATCAGGCGAAGAGCAGGAATGGTGTTTCAAAATCCTGACAACCAAATCGTTGCAACAATAGTGGAAGAGGATGTAGCTTTTGGACCGGAAAATCTTGGTATTCCCCCTGAGGAAATACGCCGACGTGTTAAAGAAGCCCTGGAAATCGTGGAGCTTACCGAGTATGCTGACAAAGCTCCCCATCTTTTATCAGGCGGACAAAAGCAGCGCGTGGCTATAGCGGGGATAATTGCAATGAAACCAGATTGCATAATCCTCGATGAGCCTACCGCTATGCTGGATCCGGTGGGGAGAAAAGAAGTAATATCAACCGTTAAAAGGCTCAACAAAGAAGAGGGCAAAACCGTAGTTCTTATCACTCATTTTATGGAAGAAGCAGTACAAGCTGATAGGATTCTCGTCATGGAAAAGGGTAAAATTGTCATGGAAGGCAAGCCCAATGAGATATTCAGCCAAGTAGATAGACTAAAAAAAATCGGCCTTGACGTACCTCAAGTTACAGAGCTTGCATATAAGCTGTCAAAAGATGGCATTCCTATTAGAAAAGATATCCTATCAGTAGAAGAAATGGTGGATTGCTTATGTCGATTGATGTAA
- the rplQ gene encoding 50S ribosomal protein L17, with translation MRKLGRPSGHRKMMLKNLTTDLLKYGRIETTEARAREVRRVTEKIITLAKKDDLASRRLVLKQVLDETTVKNLFENIAPKYKDRNGGYVRIIKSAPRRGDATPTAIVELV, from the coding sequence ATGAGAAAACTTGGCAGACCAAGCGGACATCGCAAAATGATGCTTAAAAATCTAACCACCGACCTTTTAAAATATGGCAGAATTGAAACTACGGAAGCTAGAGCGAGAGAAGTCCGCCGTGTAACTGAAAAAATAATAACACTTGCCAAAAAAGACGATTTGGCGTCAAGACGACTAGTTCTTAAGCAAGTATTAGATGAAACTACAGTAAAAAATCTATTTGAAAATATTGCACCAAAGTATAAGGATCGAAATGGTGGTTATGTGCGCATAATAAAATCAGCTCCGCGAAGGGGCGATGCTACTCCTACCGCTATCGTAGAATTGGTGTAG